In the genome of Prinia subflava isolate CZ2003 ecotype Zambia chromosome 26, Cam_Psub_1.2, whole genome shotgun sequence, one region contains:
- the LOC134562189 gene encoding serine/threonine-protein kinase pim-1-like, with product MDGSGETVCAGSPSPLLGRAMPRAHPRPRAGLPRPCPRASRRGLAFARLWQCWRWRCWAGISAWGWGSIAGLWLRLSRPRPRPRPRPRPRPRPRPRLVPGPAEDTGGAAAPAASTAASPAQAPPLGSAAAGPEPLLSRCQEQMPGDAQPGPLEGRSGAVPGPGPSADSRVSPAGKAQQALQEQNRLGSLLGHGGFGSVWAATRLSDRAPVAIKRVPRNRVRHWGELPNGTSAPLEIVLLHKVSTGFPGVVQLLEWLELPKDIIIIMERPECSQDLQHFIRARRFLCEEVARELFRQVLEAVRHCTSCGVLHRDLKPENILLDLATGQAKLIDFGCGTYLQDTAYTHFAGTPSYSPPEWNQFGWYYGQPATVWSLGILLHQMVCGEHPFRRGHKISWDHQLSLPPRLSQECQDVIRRCLSMLDVDRPSVEDLLCHPWMQDSHLP from the exons tctccctctcccctgctgggCCGGGCCATGCCTCGggcccacccccggccccgggcggggctgccccgtccctgcccccgGGCGTCCCGCCGCGGTCTCGCCTTCGcccggctctggcagtgctggcgaTGGCGCTGCTGGGCGGgcatcagtgcctggggctggggcagcattgCTGGCCTTTGGCTGCGCCTTT cccggccccggccccggccccggccccggccccggccccggccccggccccggccccggctcgTCCCTGGGCCCGCAGAGGACACAGGcggcgcggccgctcccgccgcctccaCTGCGGCTTCCCCGGCCCAAGCTCCTCCGCTTGGCAGCGCGGCCGCTGGCCCTGAGCCGCTGCTGTCCCGTTGCCAGGAGCAAAtgcctggggatgcccagcccgggccgctCGAGGGTCGGTCGGGGGCCGTTCCtggccccgggccgagcgctgacAGCCGCGTCTCGCCGGCAGGGAAGGCGCAGCAGGCCCTCCAGGAGCAGAACCGCCTGGGTTCGCTGCTGGGCCACGGCGGCTTCGGCAGCGTCTGGGCGGCCACACGGCTCTCAGACCGTGCCCCG GTGGCCATCAAAAGGGTGCCACGGAACCGTGTCCGGCATTGGggtgagctg cccaacgGCACCAGCGCACCACTGGAGAtcgtgctgctgcacaaggtctccactggcttccctggtgtcgtccagctgctggagtggctggagctccccaaagacatcattatcatcatggaGCGCCCGGAGTGTTCTCAGGACCTCCAGCATTTCATTCGGGCACGGCGGTTCCTGTGCGAGGAGGTGGCGCGGGAGCTGTtccgccaggtgctggaggccgtgcggcactgcaccagctgcgggGTCCTGCACCGCGACCTCAAGCCAGAGAACATCCTGCTTGACCTGGCCACCGGGCAGGCCAAATTGATCGATTTTGGCTGTGGCACCTACCTACAAGACACAGCCTATACTCACTTTGCAG GAACACCGTCATACAGCCCCCCGGAATGGAACCAGTTTGGCTGGTACTATGGACAGCCAGCTACCGTCtggtccctgggcatcctgctgcaccagatggTGTGTGGGGAGCACCCTTTCAGGAGGGGCCACAAGATCAGCTGGGACCATCAGCTCTCGCTGCCACCACGGCTCTCTCAAG AGTGCCAAGATGTCATCCGGCGGTGTTTATCCATGCTGGATGTGGACCGGCCTTCAGTAGAAGACCTGTTGTGTCATCCCTGGATGCAGGATAGTCATCTGCCatag